One Actinospica robiniae DSM 44927 genomic region harbors:
- a CDS encoding ROK family protein, whose product MSVRSGGAALAVDIGGTKLAAALVDSEGQVLRRNEVPTPKTTVAEQAGDALIGLIRPLLAGADRPVVAAVASAGPLDPRQGTISPVNIPAWRSYPVLEQVGEVTGSMPSVLLGDALAAAVGEQWRGAATGSGAMLGVVVSTGVGGGFVFDGRPFAGPTGNAGHLGHMCADPLGQLCPCGARGCVEMLASGPSMVRWARGMGWPGHEARQLAVEARSGRPLALAAFGQAAEALSLGIAAAAALCDLDDVVVGGGVSQAGEILLGPLRRCLAARTALEFVRRIKVHQSALGTSAGLIGAARAGFQLLADA is encoded by the coding sequence GTGTCGGTGCGATCGGGTGGTGCGGCGCTGGCCGTGGACATCGGCGGCACGAAACTGGCCGCCGCGCTTGTCGATTCCGAGGGGCAGGTGCTGCGCCGAAACGAGGTCCCCACCCCGAAGACCACCGTCGCCGAACAGGCCGGCGACGCTCTGATCGGCCTGATCCGCCCCCTCCTGGCCGGTGCCGACAGGCCTGTCGTGGCCGCGGTCGCCAGTGCCGGCCCGCTCGACCCGCGCCAGGGAACCATCAGCCCGGTCAACATCCCGGCCTGGCGTTCCTACCCGGTGCTCGAGCAGGTCGGCGAAGTCACCGGATCGATGCCCTCCGTCCTGCTCGGCGACGCGCTGGCGGCGGCCGTGGGAGAGCAGTGGCGCGGGGCCGCGACCGGCAGCGGCGCGATGCTCGGCGTGGTCGTCTCCACCGGTGTCGGCGGCGGCTTCGTCTTCGACGGACGCCCGTTCGCCGGACCGACCGGAAACGCAGGCCACCTCGGGCACATGTGCGCCGACCCGCTCGGGCAGCTGTGCCCGTGCGGCGCCCGCGGTTGTGTCGAGATGCTGGCCAGCGGGCCCTCCATGGTGCGCTGGGCGCGGGGGATGGGTTGGCCTGGGCACGAGGCCCGGCAGCTGGCCGTCGAAGCGCGAAGCGGCCGGCCGCTCGCGCTCGCCGCGTTCGGGCAGGCGGCCGAGGCTCTTTCGCTGGGCATCGCGGCCGCAGCCGCGTTGTGCGACCTCGATGACGTGGTGGTCGGGGGAGGTGTGTCTCAGGCCGGTGAGATCCTGCTCGGGCCGTTGCGCCGCTGTCTGGCGGCGCGCACGGCCCTCGAGTTCGTGCGCCGGATCAAGGTGCACCAGTCGGCCCTGGGCACCTCAGCCGGCCTGATCGGCGCCGCCAGAGCCGGCTTCCAACTGCTCGCGGACGCGTAG
- a CDS encoding lectin — MRSVPWGLVPRRLRAGKTLRVTVVAALVSAAACLPALTPSAQAAALVSNPASLVNPFIGTTNGGNDFPGADAPFGMVQWSPDTTSSPAGGGYSYNDSSITGFSLTHISGPGCGAGGDIPILPTTGAINGSATDAFSHSNESASAGLYSVTLGNGVGVKLTATPRTGLGQFTFPSTTQANLLFKMNSSQNGTSNQHFTVVSNTEVTGQVTDGHFCGAGNTYTVYFDMKFNTPFSSSGTFSGGDYLTFNTTSTATVLAKVGLSYVSVANATGNLTAEDSGFNFATTQAAAQSSWNSTLGKIQIAGGTAAQQTVFYSALYHALLHPNIISDTNGQYFGFDGKTHTVDSGHSAAYANYSGWDIYRSQAQLEALVAPSVASDTAQSMIDDYSQTGQFPKWSEDNGESYVMVGDPADEILADYYAFGARSFDTATALTDMVAEAKNTNNNRPGLNYITGSPGYLPSDGSYGCCNFYGPSSTQLEYDSADYAIASFAQQLGNTADYTTFATRAQNWQSIFNPASGFMQPKLLNGSWSPVFDATSGTDFVEGTSWQYTGMVPFNIAGLAQADGGNAHYNSSYLNQVLAGFGGANGSQADLGNEPSLELPWEYDYTGEPYQTQHVVREVQDQIWTNTPGGLAGNDDLGEMSSWFVWSALGMYPETPGTSALALGSSLFTQSVVTLPSGNTLTINGTNAADNAPYVQSATWNGAAWNNAYAPTSAITAGGTFTDVLGTSANTGWAAAANEAPPSDSTGSRIAVTSTSPASGLVIAPGATGTGAVDATNLTGSAITVTWTASAPSGVAISPTSGSFSVPADSAGSQSVTVTAGQTEGSYPITFTLASGGTSLPAASLNVAVAKAGELPPYYTNAGISADTNQSAANYDGAGYSYSATALGNAGLKPGGTVTSDGVSYTWPSAAAGQLDNIEASGQKIAEPDISGATKIGLLGSATNAGSGGSTGTLTVTYTDGTTQQISVDFGDWTLGAGAYTAPSSDQTVATTTYRNAGGSSQTVNTYVFATDAALTSGKTGGSVTLPTAGGGDFHVFAIGFAGGSGSTPPPTGSTGPIVSGVSSSLCVDDNGGSTTNGSHVQIWTCNGTAAQQWTVESNGTLQVLGGCLDASNSGTTNGTVVQYWTCNGTGAQQWTEGANGSLINTNSGLCLDDPGSSTTAGTQLQLYTCNGTNAQNWTLP; from the coding sequence ATGAGATCAGTTCCCTGGGGCCTTGTGCCCCGCCGCCTACGCGCGGGCAAGACCTTGCGGGTCACCGTGGTCGCCGCGCTGGTCAGCGCGGCGGCGTGCCTGCCCGCGCTCACGCCCTCGGCGCAGGCCGCCGCCCTCGTGTCGAATCCGGCATCGCTGGTTAACCCGTTCATCGGCACCACCAACGGCGGCAACGACTTCCCCGGCGCCGACGCGCCGTTCGGCATGGTCCAGTGGTCCCCGGACACCACGTCCTCGCCCGCCGGCGGCGGCTACTCGTACAACGATTCCTCGATCACCGGGTTCAGCCTCACCCATATCTCAGGACCCGGATGCGGTGCGGGCGGGGACATCCCGATCCTGCCCACCACCGGCGCGATCAACGGCTCGGCGACCGACGCGTTCTCCCACAGCAACGAGTCGGCCAGCGCGGGCCTGTACTCGGTGACGCTCGGCAACGGGGTCGGGGTGAAGCTGACGGCCACGCCGCGCACCGGCCTGGGCCAGTTCACCTTCCCGTCCACGACGCAGGCGAACCTGCTGTTCAAGATGAACTCGAGTCAGAACGGCACGTCCAACCAGCACTTCACCGTCGTCTCGAACACCGAGGTGACCGGCCAGGTCACCGACGGGCACTTCTGCGGCGCCGGCAACACCTACACCGTGTACTTCGACATGAAGTTCAACACCCCGTTCAGCTCCTCCGGGACCTTCTCCGGCGGCGACTACCTCACGTTCAACACCACGAGCACCGCGACGGTGTTGGCCAAGGTCGGCCTGTCCTACGTGTCGGTCGCCAACGCGACGGGCAACCTGACGGCCGAGGACTCGGGGTTCAACTTCGCCACGACGCAGGCTGCCGCGCAGTCCTCCTGGAACTCGACGCTCGGCAAGATCCAGATAGCCGGTGGCACCGCGGCGCAGCAAACGGTCTTCTACAGCGCGCTGTACCACGCGTTGCTGCACCCGAACATCATCAGCGACACCAACGGCCAGTACTTCGGCTTCGACGGCAAGACCCACACTGTCGACTCCGGGCACAGCGCCGCATACGCGAACTACTCCGGTTGGGACATCTACCGCTCACAAGCGCAGCTCGAAGCGCTGGTAGCGCCGTCCGTCGCGTCCGACACGGCGCAGTCGATGATCGACGACTACTCCCAGACCGGTCAATTCCCCAAGTGGTCGGAGGACAACGGGGAGAGCTACGTGATGGTCGGCGACCCGGCCGACGAGATCCTGGCCGACTACTACGCCTTCGGCGCCCGCAGCTTCGACACGGCCACCGCCCTGACCGACATGGTCGCCGAGGCTAAGAACACGAACAACAACCGGCCCGGCCTGAACTACATCACCGGCAGCCCCGGATATCTGCCCTCTGACGGAAGCTACGGCTGCTGCAACTTCTACGGCCCTTCCTCCACGCAGCTCGAGTACGACAGCGCCGACTACGCGATCGCGTCCTTCGCCCAGCAGCTGGGCAACACGGCCGACTACACGACCTTCGCCACCCGGGCGCAGAACTGGCAGAGCATCTTCAACCCGGCGTCCGGCTTCATGCAGCCGAAGCTGCTCAACGGCTCCTGGAGCCCCGTGTTCGACGCGACCAGCGGCACCGACTTCGTCGAAGGCACCTCGTGGCAGTACACCGGCATGGTCCCGTTCAACATCGCCGGCCTCGCCCAGGCCGACGGCGGTAACGCGCACTACAACAGCAGCTACCTGAACCAGGTGCTCGCCGGCTTCGGCGGCGCCAACGGTTCCCAGGCGGACCTGGGCAACGAGCCGAGCCTGGAGCTGCCCTGGGAGTACGACTACACCGGCGAGCCGTACCAGACCCAGCACGTGGTGCGCGAGGTCCAGGACCAGATCTGGACGAACACGCCCGGCGGCCTGGCCGGCAACGACGACCTCGGCGAGATGAGCTCGTGGTTCGTCTGGTCCGCACTCGGCATGTACCCGGAGACCCCGGGCACCTCGGCGCTGGCCCTGGGCAGCTCGCTCTTCACCCAGTCCGTCGTCACCCTGCCCAGCGGCAACACCCTGACGATCAACGGCACGAACGCCGCCGACAACGCCCCGTACGTGCAGTCCGCGACCTGGAACGGCGCCGCGTGGAACAACGCTTACGCGCCCACCTCCGCGATCACCGCCGGCGGAACCTTCACGGACGTCCTCGGTACGAGCGCGAACACCGGGTGGGCCGCCGCCGCCAACGAGGCCCCGCCGTCCGACAGCACCGGCTCGCGGATCGCGGTCACCTCCACCAGCCCGGCGTCCGGACTGGTCATCGCCCCGGGGGCGACCGGCACCGGCGCCGTGGACGCGACCAACCTCACCGGCTCCGCGATCACGGTCACCTGGACCGCCAGCGCCCCGAGCGGCGTCGCGATCAGCCCGACCAGCGGTTCGTTCAGCGTGCCGGCCGACTCCGCCGGCAGCCAGTCGGTCACCGTCACCGCCGGGCAGACCGAAGGCAGCTATCCGATCACCTTCACCCTCGCCTCCGGCGGCACCAGCCTGCCCGCGGCGAGCTTGAACGTGGCCGTGGCCAAGGCCGGCGAGCTCCCGCCGTACTACACCAACGCCGGCATCTCCGCCGACACGAACCAGAGCGCGGCGAACTACGACGGCGCCGGCTACAGCTACTCGGCGACGGCGCTCGGCAACGCCGGCCTGAAGCCGGGCGGCACCGTCACCTCCGACGGCGTGAGCTACACCTGGCCCTCCGCGGCCGCGGGTCAGCTCGACAACATCGAGGCCTCCGGCCAGAAGATCGCCGAACCGGACATCTCCGGCGCGACCAAGATCGGCCTACTGGGCAGCGCGACCAACGCGGGCAGTGGCGGCTCCACCGGAACCCTCACGGTGACTTACACCGACGGCACCACGCAGCAGATCTCGGTGGACTTCGGCGACTGGACGCTGGGCGCCGGCGCGTACACGGCACCGTCCTCGGACCAGACCGTCGCCACCACGACCTACCGCAACGCCGGTGGCTCCTCCCAGACGGTCAACACCTATGTGTTCGCCACGGACGCCGCTCTCACCAGCGGCAAGACCGGCGGCAGCGTCACGCTGCCGACCGCCGGCGGCGGTGACTTCCACGTGTTCGCCATCGGGTTCGCCGGCGGCTCCGGAAGCACGCCGCCGCCGACCGGGTCGACCGGCCCGATCGTCTCGGGCGTCTCGAGCAGCCTGTGCGTGGACGATAACGGCGGATCGACGACCAACGGCAGCCACGTCCAGATCTGGACCTGCAACGGCACCGCCGCCCAGCAGTGGACGGTGGAGTCGAACGGAACCCTCCAGGTGCTCGGCGGCTGTCTCGACGCCAGCAACTCCGGCACCACCAACGGCACCGTGGTCCAGTACTGGACCTGCAACGGCACCGGCGCCCAGCAGTGGACCGAGGGAGCCAACGGCTCCCTCATCAACACGAACTCAGGGCTCTGCCTTGATGACCCGGGCTCCAGCACCACGGCCGGCACGCAACTCCAGCTGTACACCTGCAACGGCACCAATGCGCAGAACTGGACCCTGCCGTAA
- a CDS encoding DUF4190 domain-containing protein: MASPYTGNAPVTRTGGNGLAVAGLVCGIIGVFLFDFILGPLALIFGGVGLRNANHGAGHRGMALAAVILGIVDIVLFVVIIAAASHHSASWHFG, encoded by the coding sequence ATGGCTTCGCCCTACACCGGGAATGCGCCCGTCACCCGTACCGGAGGCAACGGCCTGGCCGTGGCGGGACTCGTGTGCGGCATCATCGGGGTGTTCCTGTTCGACTTCATCCTCGGTCCGCTCGCCCTCATTTTCGGCGGCGTCGGACTGCGCAACGCCAACCACGGCGCCGGGCACCGCGGGATGGCGCTGGCTGCCGTGATCCTCGGCATCGTCGACATCGTGCTGTTCGTCGTCATCATCGCGGCAGCCTCGCACCACTCCGCCAGCTGGCACTTCGGCTGA
- a CDS encoding glycosyltransferase family 39 protein: MSHTASPSAGSGTATAETSIPDGRAGLLPTPGPGPRDRRERLILATIVLLAAAMYGRQAAHAEYKGFYAMAARSMTTGWRAFLFGALDPHASISIDKIPGFIWPQSLSALVFGFHPWALVLPQVVEGVVTILALNTAVRRWIGPRAGLIAAGVFALTPVAASLFGKVIEDAALTCLLVLAAAAWQRAMEAGRLRWLMLCGLCVGLAFQAKMLQSWAVLPAFALAYLVAAPPRLRTRVWHTLAAGATCLAVSLSWVVIVTLTPGADRPYIDGSTNNSAFAMVFGYNGLARFGGLEGSAAGLGSVTTAQSSDLGGSGPSGWFKLFEHGFASQVGWLYPVAVAGALLGLWRRGRGRTEPVRAGALMWTGWLLTLGLALSAGSVPHSTYLVALAPPLAALSAYALVRAIAWYRCADSWAHRLFLPALTAVTLAWAVRLSSDFPRFAPGIALPLAASAATVVAATVVVRRRVTSGAGVTAWTAAASCALMLAVPAVWSLSVFDSAHAGTPINASAGGYVDGSASLLAGSTAAFAGTGKTGESTADMARTARTHAKTAASAPGSRARGSGANAYNPASPPATLDAAEQRLLGYLKVHQDGASYLMATQSWTMATPYILSVGASVLPMGGFSGAANFPQPQQFSAFVADGRLHYVLLTGRSARSGTAATSGAKPAASGQSVAATDVSRIAAEVVRTCQLVPGSDYGAVEQETAPLYRCR; encoded by the coding sequence GTGTCGCACACCGCGTCGCCGTCCGCAGGGAGCGGCACGGCAACGGCCGAGACGTCGATCCCTGACGGCCGCGCAGGTCTGCTGCCTACCCCGGGCCCCGGGCCGCGTGACCGGCGCGAGCGGCTCATCCTCGCCACGATCGTGCTGCTGGCCGCCGCCATGTACGGCCGGCAGGCGGCGCACGCCGAGTACAAGGGCTTCTACGCGATGGCCGCGCGGTCGATGACGACCGGGTGGCGCGCGTTCCTGTTCGGCGCGCTCGATCCGCACGCGTCGATCTCGATCGACAAGATCCCCGGCTTCATCTGGCCGCAGTCGCTCAGCGCCCTGGTTTTCGGATTCCATCCCTGGGCGCTGGTGCTGCCGCAGGTCGTGGAAGGCGTGGTGACGATCCTCGCGCTCAACACCGCGGTGCGCCGCTGGATCGGGCCGCGCGCCGGGCTGATCGCGGCCGGCGTCTTCGCTCTCACCCCGGTAGCCGCGTCGCTGTTCGGCAAGGTGATCGAGGACGCGGCGCTCACCTGCCTGCTCGTGCTCGCCGCCGCGGCCTGGCAGCGCGCGATGGAGGCCGGGCGGCTGCGCTGGCTGATGCTGTGCGGGCTCTGCGTGGGCCTCGCGTTCCAGGCCAAGATGCTGCAGTCCTGGGCGGTGCTGCCCGCCTTCGCCCTCGCCTACCTCGTCGCGGCGCCGCCCCGGCTGCGCACCAGGGTGTGGCACACTCTGGCGGCCGGCGCCACGTGTCTGGCCGTCTCGCTGTCGTGGGTGGTCATCGTGACCCTCACCCCGGGCGCGGACCGGCCATACATCGACGGTTCGACGAACAACAGCGCGTTCGCGATGGTCTTCGGCTACAACGGACTCGCCCGTTTCGGCGGGCTCGAGGGCTCCGCCGCGGGCCTCGGCAGCGTCACCACGGCGCAGAGCTCCGACCTCGGCGGATCGGGCCCGAGCGGCTGGTTCAAGCTGTTCGAGCACGGATTCGCCTCGCAGGTCGGCTGGCTCTACCCGGTGGCCGTGGCCGGGGCGCTGCTGGGCCTGTGGCGGCGCGGCCGGGGGCGTACCGAACCCGTGCGTGCCGGGGCTCTGATGTGGACCGGCTGGCTGCTGACCCTCGGACTCGCGCTCTCGGCCGGCAGTGTGCCGCACTCGACGTACCTGGTCGCGCTTGCCCCGCCGCTGGCCGCACTCTCCGCGTATGCGCTGGTGCGTGCGATCGCGTGGTATCGCTGCGCCGACTCGTGGGCACACCGGCTGTTCCTGCCCGCGCTGACCGCGGTCACCCTGGCCTGGGCGGTGCGGCTGAGCTCCGACTTCCCGAGATTCGCGCCCGGAATCGCACTGCCGCTCGCGGCGTCCGCCGCCACCGTCGTCGCAGCAACCGTCGTGGTGCGCCGGAGGGTCACGAGCGGGGCGGGCGTCACCGCGTGGACCGCGGCCGCCTCCTGTGCTCTGATGCTGGCAGTCCCGGCAGTCTGGTCGCTCTCCGTCTTCGACTCCGCCCACGCCGGAACCCCGATCAACGCCAGTGCGGGCGGCTACGTCGACGGCTCCGCCAGCCTCCTCGCCGGCAGCACCGCTGCTTTCGCCGGCACGGGCAAAACCGGCGAGAGCACAGCAGACATGGCCCGGACGGCACGAACGCACGCGAAGACCGCAGCGTCGGCGCCGGGATCGCGCGCGCGCGGTTCCGGGGCGAACGCGTACAACCCGGCCAGCCCGCCGGCGACGCTCGATGCGGCCGAGCAGAGGCTGCTCGGCTACCTGAAGGTCCATCAGGACGGCGCAAGCTACCTGATGGCGACACAGTCGTGGACCATGGCCACGCCCTACATCCTGTCCGTGGGCGCGTCCGTGCTGCCGATGGGAGGGTTCTCCGGAGCGGCGAACTTCCCTCAGCCGCAGCAGTTCTCCGCATTCGTCGCCGACGGTCGACTGCACTACGTCCTGCTCACCGGCCGCAGCGCGCGCTCGGGCACGGCGGCGACCTCCGGTGCGAAGCCGGCCGCCTCCGGCCAGTCGGTCGCGGCCACCGACGTCTCCCGTATCGCGGCCGAGGTCGTCCGGACCTGTCAGCTCGTGCCGGGATCCGACTACGGCGCGGTCGAGCAGGAGACCGCCCCGCTCTATCGCTGCCGCTGA
- a CDS encoding helix-turn-helix domain-containing protein, with protein MREGHDPASLGHGWPVWGKAIDDALRERNISINAAADRVGVRNTTLRKWLDGQSPPRLDILPVLSQITGLSHAYQLSLGGILPPSLSADAHMAQVASELRTAAGKLDYLVAHAAELAFTDAGGRLAGILLAEGFDLQTTLRRANRGGKYPVHLSTYIGIDTYGASRSLAEDELRRIVTRIVGEASSSFGARWREQDAHDWEPPRPRLILNVPQHERPRPPAENRLSATPNILMLGCPYAHAEYIGALLADSLGYGYHDVRYSVPLPLDRLPADPIVTDARLRYTRSLLSDEQQTAKHVWSITDHRVIPHVISDLADSAIGCAVYVRSEDQLLRRGSSIWNIDLEEMIQLRTLLDDAVGMATWPVLTVVMPDALLRPEEGGDIDRDRIADVATLAAADVWRALAARGMVPRGNMALGSLRGLFDDRGKPTDLRSSLVASEQRMPPRLSNL; from the coding sequence ATGCGTGAGGGTCACGACCCAGCAAGCCTTGGGCATGGCTGGCCTGTCTGGGGTAAAGCGATCGATGATGCGCTGCGGGAACGGAATATCTCCATCAACGCCGCGGCGGATCGCGTGGGCGTGCGGAATACGACGCTGCGCAAGTGGCTCGACGGCCAGAGTCCTCCCCGTCTGGATATCCTGCCGGTGCTCAGCCAGATCACCGGACTCAGCCATGCCTACCAATTATCCTTAGGAGGAATACTCCCACCATCTCTGTCCGCTGACGCTCATATGGCGCAGGTCGCTTCGGAACTACGCACTGCCGCCGGAAAGCTTGACTACTTGGTCGCCCATGCTGCTGAACTGGCCTTCACCGATGCCGGTGGGCGACTCGCCGGGATACTGCTGGCCGAGGGGTTCGACCTCCAGACGACACTTCGGCGCGCAAACCGGGGTGGAAAGTATCCGGTTCATTTGAGCACATACATCGGTATCGACACCTACGGCGCGAGCCGGAGCTTAGCGGAAGACGAGCTCCGCCGAATAGTGACGCGGATCGTAGGTGAGGCATCCTCAAGCTTCGGCGCCCGTTGGCGCGAGCAAGATGCCCATGACTGGGAACCGCCGCGTCCCCGACTGATTCTCAATGTTCCGCAGCATGAGCGGCCGCGGCCACCTGCCGAGAACAGACTGTCGGCGACTCCGAATATTCTGATGCTGGGATGTCCGTACGCGCACGCCGAGTACATAGGCGCCTTGTTGGCCGACTCTCTGGGTTATGGCTATCACGACGTCCGGTACAGCGTCCCTCTCCCGTTGGATCGGTTGCCGGCTGATCCCATCGTGACGGACGCGCGACTCCGCTACACCAGGTCTCTGTTGAGCGATGAGCAGCAGACCGCGAAGCACGTCTGGTCCATCACCGATCATCGCGTGATACCTCACGTCATTTCTGATTTGGCCGACTCGGCGATCGGCTGTGCCGTTTACGTTCGCAGCGAGGATCAGCTTCTGAGGCGCGGTTCGAGTATATGGAACATCGATCTCGAAGAGATGATCCAACTGAGAACGCTGTTAGATGACGCAGTAGGCATGGCGACGTGGCCGGTACTGACGGTGGTCATGCCGGATGCCCTGCTACGTCCCGAAGAGGGTGGCGACATCGATCGTGACCGCATCGCAGATGTTGCCACCTTGGCTGCTGCAGACGTCTGGCGCGCTCTCGCTGCACGGGGAATGGTCCCGCGAGGGAACATGGCGCTGGGCAGCTTGCGCGGACTCTTCGATGACCGGGGTAAGCCGACGGATCTACGCTCGTCCCTCGTCGCCAGTGAGCAGCGAATGCCTCCGCGGCTCTCCAATCTGTAG
- a CDS encoding quinone oxidoreductase family protein: MEAVQATAFGGPSVLTVTELPDLSPGPGQITIDVTHAAVGLIDLFIRQGVYKDRPGMPQPSFIPGLEVTGTVRALGAGVADFKVGEPVVAMSQTGTGGYASVYVAAAPFVVSLAGHDIDPAIAVSMIPNAAMAFAALTEVAHLKQGESVLVHGALGGLSSAFPGMAKQLGASRVIGTVRPSKLEAAGSTRLPYDRIVDSTQLPDVFGDEKFDVVIDPVGGDVRTRSLELMGPGGRLIAAGNASGDWEHTISDNRLWLGSITIAGFNAGAFMPSHPHVLRPALEAARAAVAAGLGETVVEALGFSQAAEAHERMENRSLAGRLVLTPGS, encoded by the coding sequence ATGGAAGCAGTCCAGGCAACCGCGTTCGGCGGCCCGAGCGTGCTCACCGTCACCGAACTGCCCGACCTGAGCCCGGGCCCGGGCCAGATCACCATCGACGTCACGCACGCGGCGGTCGGGCTGATCGACCTGTTCATCCGGCAGGGCGTCTACAAGGACCGCCCTGGGATGCCGCAGCCCTCCTTCATCCCGGGCCTGGAGGTCACCGGAACGGTGCGCGCGCTCGGTGCGGGCGTGGCCGACTTCAAGGTCGGCGAGCCGGTGGTGGCGATGTCGCAGACCGGAACGGGTGGCTACGCGTCGGTATATGTCGCGGCCGCGCCCTTCGTGGTTTCGCTGGCGGGCCACGACATCGATCCGGCGATCGCGGTGTCGATGATCCCGAACGCGGCGATGGCTTTCGCCGCCCTGACCGAGGTCGCGCACCTCAAGCAGGGCGAGAGCGTCCTGGTGCACGGCGCCCTCGGCGGCCTGTCGAGCGCGTTCCCCGGCATGGCGAAGCAGCTGGGGGCCTCGCGCGTGATCGGCACGGTCCGCCCCAGCAAGCTGGAGGCGGCCGGCAGCACGAGGCTTCCGTACGACCGGATCGTCGACTCGACGCAGCTTCCTGACGTGTTCGGTGACGAGAAGTTCGACGTGGTCATCGACCCGGTCGGCGGCGACGTGCGGACCCGCAGCCTCGAGCTGATGGGCCCGGGCGGTCGGCTGATCGCCGCCGGCAACGCGAGCGGCGACTGGGAGCACACGATCTCCGACAACCGACTGTGGCTCGGCAGCATCACGATCGCCGGGTTCAACGCCGGAGCGTTCATGCCCTCGCACCCGCACGTGCTGCGCCCCGCCCTCGAAGCAGCCCGGGCGGCGGTCGCCGCCGGCCTGGGCGAGACCGTGGTCGAGGCGCTCGGCTTCAGCCAGGCCGCCGAAGCGCACGAGCGGATGGAGAACCGATCGCTCGCCGGCCGCCTCGTCCTGACACCCGGGTCCTGA
- a CDS encoding TetR family transcriptional regulator, producing the protein MGARARSAEDKARRSQDLLAAAESVALELGGIRFVTIAAVTERAGLHRTGVRRYYENKEELLLELAERGWGQWRDAVKKETGVRGDISPIEVAGVLVTTIAGLPVFCDLLTHVAMRLEGDVDIERARRYKTNATAAHDELVATLVAAGSMNTGQIKTLVATTISLAASLWQVSHPTPTLAALYEQVPEWGHIALDFESRLALIVQATALGLTQIAPEKAAGPPHA; encoded by the coding sequence ATGGGTGCGAGAGCGCGATCAGCCGAGGACAAAGCCCGCAGGTCACAGGACCTCCTGGCGGCCGCGGAATCCGTCGCGCTCGAGCTCGGCGGGATCCGCTTCGTCACCATCGCCGCCGTCACCGAGCGCGCCGGTCTGCACCGAACCGGCGTGCGCCGGTACTACGAGAACAAGGAAGAGTTGCTGCTGGAACTGGCCGAACGCGGCTGGGGCCAGTGGCGTGACGCGGTCAAGAAGGAGACCGGCGTTCGCGGGGACATCAGCCCGATTGAGGTGGCCGGCGTCCTGGTCACGACCATCGCCGGGCTTCCGGTCTTCTGCGACCTGCTGACACACGTCGCGATGCGACTCGAAGGCGACGTCGACATCGAACGCGCCCGCCGCTACAAGACCAACGCCACTGCCGCACACGACGAACTCGTGGCGACGCTCGTCGCCGCCGGCAGCATGAACACGGGGCAGATCAAGACTCTGGTCGCGACGACCATCTCGCTCGCCGCCAGCCTCTGGCAGGTCTCACACCCCACCCCGACCCTGGCAGCACTCTACGAGCAGGTACCAGAATGGGGACACATCGCACTGGACTTCGAGTCCCGGCTCGCCCTCATCGTCCAGGCCACTGCACTGGGCCTCACCCAGATCGCGCCGGAGAAGGCGGCAGGGCCGCCGCACGCGTGA
- a CDS encoding isochorismatase family protein yields MTVTLDASTALVVIDLQKGIVALPPAETAAAVVANAGRLAHAFRAQNRPVALVTVVGGAPGRADFSRAGGEFPADFADLSPELGAHPDDILVQKRTWGAFGSTDLHEQLAGRGITQIVLCGIATSIGVESTARFAHEYGYNVLIARDAVADANPAAHAHSVQTIFPMIAEVRETAEILTELG; encoded by the coding sequence GTGACCGTGACACTCGACGCCTCGACCGCCCTCGTCGTCATCGACCTGCAGAAGGGCATCGTCGCCCTGCCCCCGGCCGAGACCGCGGCGGCCGTCGTGGCGAACGCCGGGCGCCTCGCCCACGCCTTCCGGGCCCAGAACCGCCCGGTCGCACTCGTCACCGTCGTCGGCGGCGCCCCCGGCCGCGCAGACTTCTCCCGCGCGGGCGGCGAGTTCCCGGCGGACTTCGCCGACCTGAGCCCGGAACTCGGCGCCCACCCCGACGACATCCTCGTGCAGAAGCGCACCTGGGGCGCCTTCGGCAGCACCGACCTGCACGAGCAGCTCGCCGGCCGCGGCATCACCCAGATCGTGCTGTGCGGCATCGCCACCAGCATCGGGGTGGAGAGCACGGCCCGCTTCGCTCACGAGTACGGCTACAACGTGCTCATCGCCCGCGATGCCGTCGCGGACGCCAACCCGGCAGCCCACGCGCACTCGGTGCAGACGATCTTCCCGATGATCGCGGAAGTCCGCGAGACGGCCGAGATCCTGACCGAACTGGGCTGA